One part of the Lycium ferocissimum isolate CSIRO_LF1 chromosome 8, AGI_CSIRO_Lferr_CH_V1, whole genome shotgun sequence genome encodes these proteins:
- the LOC132067821 gene encoding probable UDP-arabinopyranose mutase 2 has product MSNILYQAAPTPLLKDELDIVIPTIRNLDFLEMWRPFFQPYHLIIVQDGDPSKTIKVPEGFDYELYNRNDINRILGPKASCISFKDSACRCFGYMVSKKKYIYTIDDDCFVAKDPSGKDINALEQHIKNLLCPSTPHFFNTLYDPYREGADFVRGYPFSMREGAPTAVSHGLWLNIPDYDAPTQLVKPHERNTRYVDAVMTIPKGTLFPMCGMNLAFDRDLIGPAMYFGLMGDGQPIGRYDDMWAGWCTKVICDHLGLGIKTGLPYIWHSKASNPFVNLKKEYKGIFWQEEIIPFFQAATLPKECTTVQQCYLELSKQVKDKLSKVDPYFTKLGDAMVTWIEAWDELNPTGENLAKLSISDGPAKTKK; this is encoded by the exons ATGTCAAATATCCTTTACCAAGCAGCACCAACACCATTGTTgaaagatgaacttgatattgTCATACCAACAATAAGAAATCTTGATTTCTTGGAGATGTGGAGACCATTTTTTCAACCATATCATTTAATTATTGTTCAAGATGGTGATCCTTCTAAGACCATTAAAGTCCCTGAAGGATTTGATTATGAACTATATAATAGGAATGACATTAACAGGATTCTTGGTCCTAAAGCTTCTTGTATTTCCTTTAAGGATTCTGCTTGTAGGTGCTTTGGTTATATGGTGTCTAAGAAGAAGTATATCTACACCATTGATGATGATTGCTTT GTGGCCAAAGACCCGTCTGGAAAAGATATCAATGCACTTGAGCAGCACATCAAGAACCTGCTTTGCCCATCCACACCGCATTTCTTCAACACTCTGTATGATCCATACAGAGAAGGTGCAGATTTCGTTCGTGGCTACCCTTTCAGCATGCGTGAGGGTGCTCCAACAGCTGTTTCTCATGGCCTGTGGCTCAACATCCCTGACTACGATGCCCCCACACAGCTCGTTAAGCCTCATGAGAGGAACACGAG ATACGTTGACGCTGTCATGACGATTCCAAAAGGCACTTTATTCCCCATGTGTGGAATGAATTTGGCATTTGACCGTGATCTCATTGGACCTGCAATGTACTTTGGTCTCATGGGTGACGGTCAGCCAATTGGTCGTTACGATGATATGTGGGCCGGTTGGTGTACCAAG GTCATATGTGACCACTTGGGACTAGGAATCAAGACTGGTCTGCCCTACATATGGCACAGCAAAGCCAGTAACCCGTTCGTTAACCTCAAAAAGGAATATAAGGGAATCTTCTGGCAAGAAGAGATCATCCCCTTTTTCCAGGCTGCAACCCTTCCTAAAGAGTGCACAACTGTCCAGCAATGCTACCTTGAGCTATCGAAACAGGTCAAGGACAAACTTTCCAAGGTCGATCCCTATTTCACCAAGCTCGGAGACGCTATGGTCACATGGATCGAAGCTTGGGATGAGCTCAACCCTACTGGGGAGAACTTGGCTAAGCTGTCCATCTCCGATGGTCCAGCAAAGACTAAAAAGTAG
- the LOC132066799 gene encoding cytochrome b5 — translation MPTLTKLFTMEETSLHNTKDDCWVVIDGKVYDVSTYLDEHPGGDGVLLDATGKDATDEFEDAGHSKDARELMEKFFIGELDPSSTSIPDVGIVKKAGKNIPKKVMEITKQYWFVPVAVVGISVVVGFLYTRKK, via the exons ATGCCAACTCTAACAAAACTATTCACAATGGAAGAAACATCTCTACACAACACTAAAGATGATTGTTGGGTTGTCATTGATGGCAAG GTATATGATGTTTCAACTTATTTGGATGAACATCCAGGGGGAGATGGTGTTCTACTTGATGCTACAG GAAAAGATGCCACAGATGAATTTGAAGATGCTGGACACAGCAAAGATGCAAGGGAACTGATGGAGAAATTCTTCATTGGGGAGCTTGATCCATCATCCACTTCCATCCCAGACGTTGGGATTGTCAAGAAGGCGGGCAAAAATATTCCTAAGAAGGTTATGGAGATAACTAAGCAATATTGGTTCGTTCCTGTAGCAGTTGTTGGCATCTCTGTGGTGGTCGGCTTCTTGTACACACGCAAGAAGTAA